A genome region from Salvia splendens isolate huo1 chromosome 19, SspV2, whole genome shotgun sequence includes the following:
- the LOC121778325 gene encoding pentatricopeptide repeat-containing protein At1g31790-like, whose protein sequence is MEITAARTPSLLHMNIQLKNPNNFNANPKTQIQLPLHRPKYKPPLKPVRIKPAKKSNQKPVTTTSDILRLMDGLKLPIPIDIYTSLIKECTESGDPFKAIELHEHIRTSGIHPSLPVINRILLMYVSSGCLEHARKVFDEMTVRDFNSWAILIAGCVQNGEFNEANGLFVKMLSDKELENAGADQMGFSVPGILMCVLRACVCTVDFELGRQVHGWLWKVGFSKNDALSSFLISFYGKLKHYEGAESVFQQVECRDTAVWTSRIVNCCNDDNFVGVANVFKEMGEERVKKNEYTFSIVLKACRTMGAIRYGRQVHANAMKLGLDSDSFVQCALVDLYGKCGALSDATRAFEFGHSKRNSACYNAMFANYMQHGLCVKAVRTLYEMRTAGYKPRKAMLDRVELACGRETVYQMNKQSIELDQIHL, encoded by the coding sequence ATGGAAATCACAGCAGCCAGAACCCCATCACTCCTCCACATGAATATCCAATTGAAAAATCCCAACAATTTCAATGCTAACCCTAAAACCCAAATCCAGTTGCCCCTTCACAGACCTAAATATAAACCACCCTTAAAACCCGTAAGAATCAAGCCTGCCAAGAAGTCGAACCAGAAGCCCGTCACCACCACCTCCGACATTTTGCGATTGATGGACGGCCTTAAATTGCCTATACCAATAGATATTTACACTTCACTCATCAAAGAATGTACAGAATCTGGTGACCCTTTCAAAGCTATTGAATTGCACGAGCATATTAGAACAAGTGGGATTCATCCGAGCTTACCGGTGATTAACAGGATTCTATTGATGTATGTATCTAGTGGCTGTTTGGAACATGCGCGCaaggtgtttgatgaaatgacAGTGCGGGACTTTAACTCTTGGGCCATTCTGATTGCTGGTTGTGTTCAGAATGGAGAGTTTAATGAAGCCAATGGATTGTTCGTTAAAATGCTGAGTGATAAAGAATTAGAGAACGCGGGTGCTGATCAGATGGGATTTTCGGTTCCGGGAATTCTCATGTGTGTGCTTAGAGCTTGTGTGTGCACCGTTGACTTTGAACTCGGCAGGCAAGTTCATGGCTGGTTGTGGAAAGTGGGGTTTTCGAAAAACGATGCTTTGAGCAGTTTCTTGATTAGTTTCTATGGGAAGCTGAAGCATTACGAGGGTGCTGAAAGTGTTTTCCAGCAAGTTGAGTGTCGGGATACGGCTGTGTGGACGTCTAGGATAGTGAATTGCTGCAACGACGACAACTTTGTGGGCGTAGCTAATGTGTTTAAGGAGATGGGAGAGGAGAGAGTAAAGAAGAACGAGTACACATTCTCGATTGTTCTTAAGGCTTGCAGGACGATGGGTGCTATTAGGTACGGTCGACAAGTCCACGCGAATGCAATGAAACTAGGACTAGATTCCGACAGCTTTGTTCAGTGTGCATTGGTGGATTTGTATGGAAAATGCGGTGCCCTGAGTGATGCGACAAGGGCGTTCGAGTTTGGTCATAGTAAGAGGAATAGCGCATGTTACAATGCAATGTTTGCGAACTATATGCAGCATGGCCTCTGTGTCAAGGCGGTTAGAACTCTCTACGAAATGAGGACAGCCGGCTACAAACCTCGCAAAGCAATGCTCGATCGAGTGGAGTTAGCTTGTGGGAGAGAGACTGTGTATCAGATGAATAAACAGAGCATTGAACTTGACCAAATTCATCTTTGA
- the LOC121778571 gene encoding protein root UVB sensitive 1, chloroplastic-like has product MGCSACNPFPLPRQPSSPSTPPTTTSAASFTLSIASPFPTHLTGARTILHLNHNRFTPLHYSSRTLHKGGGNGGGSSGGGGNGGSGDDGSGNSFNFNRKSLFLLPWHLIFSNREESRSVSRALLLSIASYFILSSSPARAENGDNDDSVYEIKGGKRIELLPDYSRDEFVVHEKVLFWPWRSSDGNPTSSAATLGDVWAKCRDLAAGLLLPEGFPDSVTSDYLEYSLWRGVQGIAAQISGVLATQAMLYAIGLGKGAIPTAAAVNWVLKDGIGYVSKIMLSKYGRHFDVNPKGWRLFADLLENAAFGMEILTPAFPHLFVPIGALAGAGRSAGALIQAATRSCFYAGFAAQRNFAEVIAKGEAQGMVSKSIGIMLGIVLANAVQSSTPLALASFGVITWVHMFCNLKSYQSIQIRTLNPYRASLLFSEYLLSGLVPSVREVNDEEPLFPAFPLLIVKPTSEEQLDLLSTDAKDAAAQIDRRLQLGSKPSEFLKNREDAIALFDLYKDEAYILTELEGGYCVALKESSSPQDMLRSLYHVCYLYWLEKNAGIKSSSIVDDCRAGGKLQISLEYVQREFNHVKKDSEVAGWVLDGLIARPLPNRVQVGNETTSSAASSG; this is encoded by the exons ATGGGTTGCTCGGCCTGCAACCCCTTCCCCCTTCCTCGCCAACCGTCTTCACCTTCCACCCCTCCCACCACCACTTCTGCCGCAAGCTTTACTCTCTCGATCGCCTCCCCCTTCCCCACCCACCTCACGGGCGCACGCACAATTCTTCACCTCAATCACAACCGCTTTACGCCGCTTCATTACTCCTCCCGAACTCTCCACAAAGGCGGCGGAAATGGAGGTGGTAGCTCTGGAGGTGGTGGAAATGGAGGCAGCGGCGACGACGGCAGCGGCAATTCCTTCAATTTTAATCGGAAATCGCTCTTTCTTCTGCCGTGGCATTTGATTTTCAGCAATAGAGAAGAATCGCGTTCCGTATCTCGCGCTTTACTTCTTTCAATAGCGAGCTACTTCATCCTCTCATCTTCTCCGGCGCGAGCGGAAAATGGAGATAACGATGATTCCGTTTACGAAATTAAAGGCGGTAAGAGGATCGAGCTGCTGCCTGATTACAGCAGAGATGAATTCGTTGTGCATGAGAAAGTGTTGTTTTGGCCTTGGAGGTCAAGCGACGGGAATCCGACCTCGTCTGCGGCGACCTTGGGAGATGTTTGGGCGAAATGTAGGGATTTAGCGGCGGGTTTGTTGCTGCCGGAAGGGTTCCCTGATAGCGTTACGAGCGACTACCTCGAGTATTCTCTTTGGAGAGGGGTTCAAGGCATTGCTGCACAAATCAGCGGCGTGCTTGCAACTCAG GCTATGCTTTATGCTATTGGTTTAGGAAAGGGGGCGATTCCTACAGCAGCGGCAGTGAATTGGGTGCTGAAGGATGGGATTGGGTATGTAAGCAAGATAATGCTGTCGAAATACGGGAGACATTTTGACGTGAATCCAAAGGGTTGGAGGTTGTTTGCTGATCTTCTAGAAAATGCTGCTTTTGGGATGGAAATCTTGACCCCTGCTTTCCCTCATCTCTTTGTTCCAATTGGTGCATTGGCTGGAGCTGGAAGATCTGCAGGGGCGTTAATTCAG GCAGCTACTAGGAGTTGTTTCTATGCTGGATTTGCTGCACAGAGGAATTTTGCGGAG GTAATTGCAAAGGGTGAAGCTCAGGGAATGGTGAGCAAATCAATTGGAATCATGCTTGGCATAGTATTGGCTAATGCCGTACAGTCTTCTACACCTCTTGCTCTTGCTTCTTTTGGTGTTATAACTTGGGTCCACATGTTCTGCAATCTGAAATCATATCAGTCCATCCAGATAAGGACATTGAATCCATATCGTGCAA GCTTACTCTTCAGTGAGTATCTGCTCAGCGGTCTTGTACCTTCAGTTAGAGAGGTTAATGATGAGGAGCCTCTGTTTCCAGCTTTCCCCCTTTTGATTGTAAAGCCAACATCCGAA GAACAATTGGACTTGCTATCCACTGATGCGAAGGATGCTGCAGCTCAAATTGATCGTCGGTTACAGCTGGGCTCCAAGCCCTCCGAGTTTCTGAAAAACAGGGAAGATGCCATtgctttatttgatttatacaAAGATGAGGCTTATATCCTGACAGAGCTCGAAGGAGGATATTGT GTGGCACTAAAAGAGAGCTCATCCCCACAAGACATGCTGAGGTCATTGTATCATGTCTGTTATTTGTACTGGTTGGAGAAAAATGCGGGAATAAAGTCGAGCAGTATCGTAGACGATTGCCGAGCAGGGGGGAAGCTTCAAATATCTTTGGAATATGTGCAAAGGGAATTCAACCATGTCAAAAAGGATAGTGAGGTTGCAGGTTGGGTTTTAGATGGCCTCATTGCTAGGCCTCTACCAAATCGGGTGCAGGTAGGCAATGAAACCACGTCTTCTGCTGCATCATCGGGCTGA